A section of the Bacillus pumilus genome encodes:
- a CDS encoding LolA family protein, with protein MKRVRKSFVLLVTGILFVLILSACGQKSQKDIVGDLNKKAEEMTSYKAKAKMTIETGNDPQEYQVEIWYKKPELYRVYLENPKKDQSQVILRNGNGVFVLTPSLNKSFRFHSDWPNNSSQVYLFESLVKDIKNDSAAQFKAKDSKYVFETKTNYQHNQMLPTQEITFHKKTMAPASVKVLDSDKKPMVKVEFSHFEFNKSFYKDAFDEKKNMTLSQMDVATSADPSDSFAVKTPVDMPEGVKKMEEKEMMTDAGKRYVMTYGGKKSFTLIQEKARVAEASTPVTMNGEPVDLGMTVGVLTDQSLSWTSDGVDYLISSSDLSKEELLMVAKSVEGQSAK; from the coding sequence TTGAAAAGGGTGAGAAAAAGCTTTGTTTTGCTTGTAACGGGAATCCTTTTTGTACTGATTCTCTCCGCATGCGGTCAAAAATCTCAGAAGGATATCGTTGGAGATTTAAACAAAAAGGCAGAGGAAATGACATCATACAAAGCCAAAGCAAAAATGACCATTGAGACAGGAAATGACCCGCAGGAGTATCAAGTAGAAATTTGGTACAAAAAGCCGGAACTTTACCGTGTCTATTTAGAAAATCCGAAAAAGGATCAGAGTCAAGTCATTTTAAGAAATGGCAATGGTGTGTTTGTGCTGACACCTTCATTGAACAAGAGCTTCCGTTTTCACAGTGATTGGCCGAATAATAGCAGTCAGGTCTACTTATTTGAGTCACTCGTGAAGGACATTAAAAATGACAGTGCTGCTCAGTTCAAAGCGAAGGATTCAAAGTATGTGTTCGAAACCAAAACCAATTATCAGCACAACCAAATGCTGCCTACCCAAGAGATTACCTTTCATAAAAAAACAATGGCGCCTGCCAGTGTGAAAGTGCTGGATAGCGACAAAAAGCCAATGGTGAAAGTGGAATTCTCTCACTTTGAATTCAATAAATCCTTTTACAAAGATGCATTTGATGAGAAGAAAAACATGACACTCTCTCAAATGGATGTTGCCACAAGTGCAGACCCATCTGACAGCTTCGCAGTGAAAACGCCAGTTGACATGCCAGAGGGTGTGAAAAAGATGGAAGAGAAAGAAATGATGACAGATGCCGGGAAGCGTTATGTGATGACGTATGGCGGAAAGAAATCCTTCACACTCATTCAGGAAAAAGCGAGAGTTGCTGAAGCATCTACGCCTGTGACAATGAACGGCGAGCCAGTCGACCTTGGCATGACAGTTGGGGTTCTGACAGATCAATCCCTTTCATGGACATCTGACGGAGTGGACTACTTGATTTCTTCAAGTGATCTATCGAAGGAAGAGCTCTTGATGGTTGCAAAGAGTGTAGAAGGCCAGTCAGCTAAATAA
- a CDS encoding RsbT co-antagonist protein RsbRA, protein MSNHIVLAFARKHQKELEKEWTDILKRLGEKETDMMLNDKMYETICSEYVQLIITSLSEGDNEDFEEKVQNFALKIVQMGISLKLLANGLTEIRTHLYEKMNDDKDTTQESHDLIWQIDRFITPIHNEILNQYSISWEKTVSLQKIALQELSAPLIPVFEHITVMPLVGTIDTDRAKKIMENLLNGVVKHRSQVVLIDITGVPVVDTMVAHHIIQASEAVRLVGAKCLLVGIRPEIAQTIVNLGIDLSQVTTKNTLQKGIQTALEMTNRKIVSLEG, encoded by the coding sequence ATGTCGAATCATATCGTGTTAGCTTTTGCAAGAAAGCATCAAAAGGAATTAGAAAAAGAGTGGACGGACATTTTAAAACGACTCGGAGAAAAAGAAACGGACATGATGCTGAACGACAAAATGTATGAAACCATCTGTTCGGAATATGTTCAACTCATCATTACATCTCTTTCAGAGGGGGATAATGAGGATTTTGAAGAAAAAGTGCAAAATTTTGCTTTAAAAATTGTTCAAATGGGTATATCACTTAAGTTGCTGGCAAACGGTCTAACGGAAATTCGTACACATTTATATGAAAAAATGAACGATGACAAAGATACAACACAAGAAAGTCATGACCTCATTTGGCAAATCGACCGATTCATCACACCCATCCATAACGAGATTTTAAACCAGTACTCCATCTCATGGGAAAAAACCGTCAGCCTTCAAAAAATTGCGCTGCAGGAACTATCTGCCCCGCTAATCCCAGTATTTGAGCACATCACCGTCATGCCACTTGTTGGAACAATTGATACAGATCGTGCGAAAAAAATTATGGAGAACCTGCTCAATGGTGTCGTCAAACATCGCTCACAGGTCGTCTTAATTGATATCACGGGTGTACCTGTCGTGGACACAATGGTTGCCCACCATATCATACAAGCGTCAGAGGCTGTGAGATTAGTAGGAGCGAAGTGTTTACTTGTCGGGATTCGCCCAGAAATAGCCCAAACGATCGTTAACCTTGGAATTGATTTATCTCAGGTTACAACAAAGAATACCCTTCAAAAAGGAATTCAAACTGCTTTGGAAATGACAAATCGAAAAATTGTTTCATTGGAGGGATAA
- the alr gene encoding alanine racemase has protein sequence MDTNAFYRDTWAEINLSAIKHNVSHMKDHIGQSVQLMAVVKANAYGHGDIEVASAALKGGADILAVAFLDEAVSLRNKGIKAPILVLGAVPTEYVKVAVRYNVIMTAYSIDWLKDVTNMMEGQMGQPIRFHLKIDSGMNRLGVKTIEQVNEVKKLVGEHSYLQLEGVFTHFATADEKDEAYFDRQVDAFQTLLEPLHTDKLLVHCANSAAGLRFKDVLFNMVRFGISMYGLSPSEEIKDELPFKLEEAMSLHTKLAHVKHIQKGESVSYGATYTANQDTWIGTVPVGYADGWIRKLAGTEVLVGGKRRKIAGRVCMDQFMVELKDKLPVGETVVLIGKQGEDMIPVDEIAKRLETINYEITCSIGHRVPRVYIEDGKRVQVRNPLLQGGPSF, from the coding sequence ATGGACACAAATGCCTTTTATAGAGACACATGGGCAGAAATTAATTTATCAGCAATTAAGCATAATGTTTCACATATGAAAGATCATATCGGTCAAAGTGTTCAACTAATGGCTGTGGTGAAAGCCAATGCATATGGACATGGAGATATAGAAGTGGCAAGTGCTGCTCTCAAAGGGGGCGCAGACATTTTAGCCGTCGCCTTTTTAGATGAGGCCGTTTCTTTAAGAAATAAAGGCATCAAAGCACCAATACTTGTACTCGGCGCCGTACCGACTGAATATGTCAAAGTCGCCGTTCGATACAATGTCATCATGACCGCTTACTCCATCGATTGGCTGAAAGACGTCACCAACATGATGGAAGGGCAGATGGGACAACCTATACGATTTCATTTGAAAATAGACAGCGGAATGAACCGATTAGGTGTGAAAACGATAGAGCAAGTGAACGAAGTGAAAAAGCTTGTCGGCGAGCATTCTTATTTACAGCTGGAAGGCGTATTTACTCACTTTGCAACAGCAGATGAAAAGGATGAGGCCTACTTTGATCGCCAGGTTGACGCCTTTCAAACACTGCTTGAGCCGCTTCATACGGACAAGCTTCTCGTTCATTGTGCCAACAGTGCAGCAGGTTTAAGGTTTAAGGACGTTTTGTTTAATATGGTTCGCTTCGGCATCAGTATGTACGGGCTGTCACCGTCAGAAGAAATCAAAGATGAATTGCCTTTTAAGCTCGAAGAAGCCATGTCCCTTCATACGAAGCTTGCCCATGTGAAGCACATTCAAAAGGGTGAGAGTGTCAGCTACGGGGCAACGTATACAGCCAATCAAGATACATGGATCGGCACGGTTCCAGTCGGCTATGCAGATGGATGGATTCGGAAGCTGGCAGGAACGGAAGTACTTGTTGGCGGAAAGCGCCGGAAGATCGCCGGAAGGGTTTGTATGGATCAATTCATGGTTGAACTGAAAGACAAGCTTCCAGTGGGCGAGACGGTCGTTTTAATTGGTAAGCAAGGCGAAGACATGATACCAGTCGATGAAATCGCCAAAAGGCTTGAAACCATTAATTATGAAATCACGTGCTCGATTGGTCACCGCGTCCCGAGAGTGTATATAGAGGACGGCAAAAGAGTTCAAGTGCGGAATCCACTCCTTCAAGGCGGACCAAGTTTTTGA
- the ndoA gene encoding type II toxin-antitoxin system endoribonuclease NdoA, translated as MIVKRGDVYFADLSPVVGSEQGGVRPVLVIQNDIGNRFSPTAIVAAITAQIQKAKLPTHVEINAKRYGFERDSVILLEQIRTIDKQRLTDKITHLDDEMMEKVDEALQVSLALIDF; from the coding sequence TTGATTGTTAAACGCGGTGATGTTTACTTTGCTGATTTATCTCCTGTTGTTGGCTCCGAGCAGGGCGGGGTTCGCCCAGTATTGGTGATTCAAAATGACATTGGAAATCGCTTCAGCCCGACTGCTATCGTTGCAGCCATAACAGCCCAAATACAAAAAGCGAAATTACCGACTCACGTCGAAATTAATGCAAAGCGGTACGGCTTTGAACGAGATTCTGTCATTCTTTTGGAACAAATTCGTACAATCGATAAACAAAGACTGACAGATAAAATCACACATCTTGATGATGAGATGATGGAGAAGGTTGATGAAGCCTTACAAGTTAGTTTGGCTCTTATTGATTTTTAA